Part of the Deinococcus sp. QL22 genome is shown below.
CCAACTCACTTCCGGCATAGAGCGGGCAGCTCGGGAATCCGGCTTCAGCTTGATCGTGTCTATCGTGCCGGGCTACGGCCTCGCCAGCGTGACCCAGGCAGTTCGCGCCCTCAAAGAGCGGCAGGTGGACGGTGTGCTGATCAACGCCTCTCTGAGCAGCACGGACGCCGCCGAAATCTCGCGCCGATTTGCCGATGTCCCCTCTGTCTTCTTGGATGTTCCGCCGGATTCGCCCGTCAATGCGGCGCTGCTCGATCAATATCACGGCGCAGCTTTGGCGGCTCAGCATGTCGTGGAGTTGGGCCACACCCGGATCGCTTGCGTCCACGCGCCACAAAACGCGGTGGCTGAACATTCACGCCTGCAGGGGTGGGTGGATGTCTTGCAACGTCAAGGCTTGGCGTTGGTGGCCCAGCAAGAAGGCGATTGGAGTCCAGCCAGCGGCTACTGCGCCGCAGTGGCGCTGTTGGCTTCGGGCATACCATTTACGGCAGTGTTGGTCGGGAACGATCAGATGGCGGTCGGTGTGCTTCGGGCCTTGTGGGAGCGCGGCCTGAACGTTCCCGGCGACGTGTCGGTCATCGGGTATGACGACACTGCCGAAAGTGCGCTGCTGATTCCGCCGCTGACCACCATCCGGCAGGACTTTCCGACCCTGGGACAGAAAGCGTTTCACCATCTCAAGGCCCTCTTGGACGGCCCAGAACCCACCCGCGTGACCCTGACCCGGCCTGAATTGGTGGTGCGTGCCAGCACCGCCGGGCCGCGCCTCGGCCAACGCCTCCAGTGGCAGGAGGCCTTACAGGTCGTGCAGCAGCACCTCTGGAACCGAAGAACGGAAGAGGAGGGGGCCGAGGAAACGAAGTGAGCGAGTGTCCCGAACGTGATCTCGAACGGCCAACACTACGTACCGACGGAGTAAGGAGTAAGGCGGCAAGGCCGCCTTACTCCTGCTTGAGCTCATGCAAAAGTGAAGGCTTTTGCGGGGAAGAGTGGATGTTTAGGCTGCTGCTTGAGATCAGGATAGTTTCGGTAGCGGTTGGCCTGATGCGTTCTCCAACGGAGCCTCTGGCAGTTCCAAGACTTCTCCCTCTGGCAGCGGGCGCATCTGCTTTCCAGGCTGGCCCGTGTCCATTGAGAGAGACGGTGTGCCCGCCTGAGTCCGCGCTCCGGCCAGGCGACCGAGAACACCTCAGCAGCCTGTACCGCCGAGCAGACGCCGTGCCGATGCAGGTCAAAGAGTCCATCTTCTTAAGATTGAGCGCTGGGCGAAGCCATCACCTTCCGCCATCCACAATGAGGCAGTACTCATTAGGAGGGCAGCAGGCTAAAGTATCCAGGTAAATCATTCGCTCTGTTCAGGCCAGAGCCGGAGTTTCAGATCGATTACACTGGAT
Proteins encoded:
- a CDS encoding LacI family DNA-binding transcriptional regulator — translated: MRTGEKTATLADVAHLAGVSQQTVSRVVNTQGKVSARTRARVMDAVGQLNYVPNRLAQGLARQRSQSIGFATNDISLHAPSQLTSGIERAARESGFSLIVSIVPGYGLASVTQAVRALKERQVDGVLINASLSSTDAAEISRRFADVPSVFLDVPPDSPVNAALLDQYHGAALAAQHVVELGHTRIACVHAPQNAVAEHSRLQGWVDVLQRQGLALVAQQEGDWSPASGYCAAVALLASGIPFTAVLVGNDQMAVGVLRALWERGLNVPGDVSVIGYDDTAESALLIPPLTTIRQDFPTLGQKAFHHLKALLDGPEPTRVTLTRPELVVRASTAGPRLGQRLQWQEALQVVQQHLWNRRTEEEGAEETK